The following are encoded together in the Citrus sinensis cultivar Valencia sweet orange chromosome 1, DVS_A1.0, whole genome shotgun sequence genome:
- the LOC102628424 gene encoding NADPH:adrenodoxin oxidoreductase, mitochondrial isoform X1 → MYKARAWLSRSFTALSSNPLRVCVVGSGPAGFYTAEKTLKAHQEAQVDIIDRLPTPFGLVRSGVAPDHPETKIVINQFSRVVQHERCSFFGNVTLGSSVSLSELRQLYHVVVLAYGAESDRALGIPGEDLIGVHSAREFVWWYNGHPDGKNLSPDLKSTDTAVILGQGNVALDVARILLRPTEELATTDIASYAWTALEGSSIRKVYLVGRRGPVQAACTAKELREILGIKNLYVHIREDDLIKSPTDEEEMKNSRIQRRVYELLSKAAASASSQPMLGQRELHFVFFRKPDSFLESNERSGHVSGVHFEKTALKGGGPGKQYAVGTGEFEDLDCGMVLKSIGYKSVPVNGLPFDNHKGIVPNIRGRVLKNISGDSSQVENGLYVCGWLKRGPTGIIATNLYCAEETVASISEDLEQGVLASSSGLPKPGREGLLQLLDNRNVRPVPFSAWEKIDSEEKRLGSLRNKPKEKLTTYEDLLKVAT, encoded by the exons ATGTATAAAGCAAGAGCATGGTTGTCTAGAAGCTTCACAGCTCTGTCTTCAAATCCTCTACGCGTCTGTGTAGTCGGCAGCGGCCCCGCTGGTTTCTACACTGCTGAAAAG ACGTTGAAGGCTCATCAGGAAGCGCAGGTTGATATCATTGATCGATTGCCGACGCCGTTTGGATTAGTACGCTCCGGTGTAGCACCTGATCATCCTGAAACCAAG ATTGTGATCAACCAGTTTTCTCGAGTGGTGCAACATGAAAGGTGCTCGTTCTTTGGAAATGTCACGCTTGGATCCTCCGTTTCTCTATCCGAGCTTCGTCAGCTCTACCATGTG GTTGTGCTTGCATATGGTGCTGAAAGTGATAGAGCTCTTGGTATACCAGGAGAA gaTTTGATTGGGGTACACTCGGCGAGAGAATTTGTATGGTGGTATAACGGGCACCCAGATGGCAAAAACTTGAGTCCTGACTTGAAGAGCACTGACACAGCTGTTATCCTCGGTCAG GGAAATGTGGCTCTTGATGTCGCTCGCATCCTCTTACGTCCAACAGAAGAATTGGCAACGACTGATATTGCAAGCTATGCTTGGACTGCTCTTGAGGGGAGCAGTATCAG gaAAGTTTATCTTGTTGGAAGACGCGGACCAGTGCAAGCAGCTTGTACTGCAAAGGAGCTCCGTGAAATTCTTG gtattaaaaatttgtatgtTCATATACGtgaagatgatttaattaaatctccTACAGATGAG GAAGAGATGAAAAACAGTCGAATTCAGAGGAGAGTCTACGAATTGCTTTCTAAGGCAGCTGCGTCGGCATCTTCCCAACCTATGTTAGGTCAACGTGAACTTCACTTTGTTTTCTTCCGCAAACCTGATAGTTTTCTAGAATCAAATGAGAGAAGTGGCCATGTCTCTGGAGTGCACTTTGAGAAGACGGCTCTGAAAG GTGGTGGCCCTGGAAAACAGTATGCTGTGGGTACTGGTGAATTTGAAGACCTTGATTGTGg GATGGTGCTAAAAAGCATTGGTTACAAATCAGTACCAGTCAATGGTTTGCCCTTTGATAATCACAAAg GTATAGTTCCAAATATTAGAGGTCGGGTTCTAAAGAATATTTCAGGAGATTCTTCACAGGTTGAAAATGGTTTATATGTCTGTGGGTGGTTAAAGAGAGGACCAACGGGAATAATTGCCACAAATCTTTACTGTGCTGAGGAAACT GTTGCTAGCATATCGGAAGACCTTGAACAAGGAGTACTAGCGTCCTCATCAGGATTGCCAAAGCCTGGCCGAGAGGGACTCCTGCAGTTACTGGACAATAGAAATGTTAGACCTGTACCATTCAGTGCTTGGGAAAAGATTGACTCTGAAGAAAAGAGGCTTGGAAGTTTGAGGAACAAACCAAAGGAGAAATTGACAACTTATGAAGATTTGCTGAAAGTAGccacataa
- the LOC102628424 gene encoding NADPH:adrenodoxin oxidoreductase, mitochondrial isoform X2, translating into MKGARSLEMSRLDPPFLYPSFVSSTMWLCLHMVLKVIELLVYQEKYDLIGVHSAREFVWWYNGHPDGKNLSPDLKSTDTAVILGQGNVALDVARILLRPTEELATTDIASYAWTALEGSSIRKVYLVGRRGPVQAACTAKELREILGIKNLYVHIREDDLIKSPTDEEEMKNSRIQRRVYELLSKAAASASSQPMLGQRELHFVFFRKPDSFLESNERSGHVSGVHFEKTALKGGGPGKQYAVGTGEFEDLDCGMVLKSIGYKSVPVNGLPFDNHKGIVPNIRGRVLKNISGDSSQVENGLYVCGWLKRGPTGIIATNLYCAEETVASISEDLEQGVLASSSGLPKPGREGLLQLLDNRNVRPVPFSAWEKIDSEEKRLGSLRNKPKEKLTTYEDLLKVAT; encoded by the exons ATGAAAGGTGCTCGTTCTTTGGAAATGTCACGCTTGGATCCTCCGTTTCTCTATCCGAGCTTCGTCAGCTCTACCATGTG GTTGTGCTTGCATATGGTGCTGAAAGTGATAGAGCTCTTGGTATACCAGGAGAAGTAC gaTTTGATTGGGGTACACTCGGCGAGAGAATTTGTATGGTGGTATAACGGGCACCCAGATGGCAAAAACTTGAGTCCTGACTTGAAGAGCACTGACACAGCTGTTATCCTCGGTCAG GGAAATGTGGCTCTTGATGTCGCTCGCATCCTCTTACGTCCAACAGAAGAATTGGCAACGACTGATATTGCAAGCTATGCTTGGACTGCTCTTGAGGGGAGCAGTATCAG gaAAGTTTATCTTGTTGGAAGACGCGGACCAGTGCAAGCAGCTTGTACTGCAAAGGAGCTCCGTGAAATTCTTG gtattaaaaatttgtatgtTCATATACGtgaagatgatttaattaaatctccTACAGATGAG GAAGAGATGAAAAACAGTCGAATTCAGAGGAGAGTCTACGAATTGCTTTCTAAGGCAGCTGCGTCGGCATCTTCCCAACCTATGTTAGGTCAACGTGAACTTCACTTTGTTTTCTTCCGCAAACCTGATAGTTTTCTAGAATCAAATGAGAGAAGTGGCCATGTCTCTGGAGTGCACTTTGAGAAGACGGCTCTGAAAG GTGGTGGCCCTGGAAAACAGTATGCTGTGGGTACTGGTGAATTTGAAGACCTTGATTGTGg GATGGTGCTAAAAAGCATTGGTTACAAATCAGTACCAGTCAATGGTTTGCCCTTTGATAATCACAAAg GTATAGTTCCAAATATTAGAGGTCGGGTTCTAAAGAATATTTCAGGAGATTCTTCACAGGTTGAAAATGGTTTATATGTCTGTGGGTGGTTAAAGAGAGGACCAACGGGAATAATTGCCACAAATCTTTACTGTGCTGAGGAAACT GTTGCTAGCATATCGGAAGACCTTGAACAAGGAGTACTAGCGTCCTCATCAGGATTGCCAAAGCCTGGCCGAGAGGGACTCCTGCAGTTACTGGACAATAGAAATGTTAGACCTGTACCATTCAGTGCTTGGGAAAAGATTGACTCTGAAGAAAAGAGGCTTGGAAGTTTGAGGAACAAACCAAAGGAGAAATTGACAACTTATGAAGATTTGCTGAAAGTAGccacataa
- the LOC102628728 gene encoding auxin-responsive protein IAA27 isoform X2 encodes MEKSGLNLKATELRLGLPGSESPERGSDKNGNAAVILSLKSFVGSGAKRVFCDATDADAKWVFSVSEAAAGRLFSPRGGGSSNNNNNNHGKVHVGSDSGLGGPVLEDGNGACVAAQSPKPVMMVQDKKSHEIAPSKAQVVGWPPIRSYRKNTMSSQSSKNDDDSEAKLGLGCLYVKVSMDGAPYLRKVDLKTYSSYIDLSSALEKMFSCFTIGQCSSHNVPSRDGLSESRLMDLLHGSEYVLTYEDKDGDWMLVGDVPWEMFTDSCRRLRIMKSSDAIGLAPRAMEKCKNRN; translated from the exons ATGGAAAAGTCgggtttgaatttgaaagcaaCCGAGTTGAGACTCGGGTTACCCGGGTCAGAGTCTCCAGAGAGAGGGAGTGACAAGAATGGGAACGCGGCAGTAATTTTGTCACTGAAGAGCTTTGTGGGCTCAGGAGCTAAGAGGGTCTTTTGTGATGCCACTGACGCGGACGCCAAATGGGTTTTCTCTGTATCCGAAGCTGCTGCTGGCCGGCTGTTTTCTCCAAGAGGTGGtggtagtagtaataataataataataatcatggCAAGGTTCATGTCGGGTCGGATTCGGGTTTGGGTGGCCCGGTTTTGGAAGATGGTAATGGTGCTTGTGTTGCTGCCCAGTCGCCAAAGCCGGTGATGATGGTGCAGGATAAGAAGTCTCATGAGATTGCTCCTTCAAA GGCACAAGTTGTAGGATGGCCACCAATTCGTTCTTACCGGAAGAATACTATGTCTTCTCAATCTTCAAAGAACGATGATGACTCAGAAGCCAAGTTGGGATTGGGGTGTCTGTATGTCAAAGTCAGTATGGATGGTGCCCCCTACCTGCGCAAAGTTGATCTCAAAACGTATAGCAGCTATATTGATCTGTCTTCGGCTTTAGAAAAAATGTTCAGCTGCTTCACAATCG GTCAGTGCAGCTCTCACAATGTTCCCAGCCGAGATGGATTGAGTGAGAGTCGATTAATGGATCTCCTCCACGGTTCTGAGTATGTTCTCACCTATGAAGACAAGGATGGTGACTGGATGCTAGTCGGTGATGTCCCTTGGGA GATGTTCACGGACTCTTGCAGAAGGCTAAGGATCATGAAAAGTTCAGATGCTATTGGCTTAG CCCCAAGAGCAATGGAGAAGTGCAAGAATCGTAACTAG
- the LOC102628728 gene encoding auxin-responsive protein IAA27 isoform X1 — MEKSGLNLKATELRLGLPGSESPERGSDKNGNAAVILSLKSFVGSGAKRVFCDATDADAKWVFSVSEAAAGRLFSPRGGGSSNNNNNNHGKVHVGSDSGLGGPVLEDGNGACVAAQSPKPVMMVQDKKSHEIAPSKAQVVGWPPIRSYRKNTMSSQSSKNDDDSEAKLGLGCLYVKVSMDGAPYLRKVDLKTYSSYIDLSSALEKMFSCFTIVSGQCSSHNVPSRDGLSESRLMDLLHGSEYVLTYEDKDGDWMLVGDVPWEMFTDSCRRLRIMKSSDAIGLAPRAMEKCKNRN, encoded by the exons ATGGAAAAGTCgggtttgaatttgaaagcaaCCGAGTTGAGACTCGGGTTACCCGGGTCAGAGTCTCCAGAGAGAGGGAGTGACAAGAATGGGAACGCGGCAGTAATTTTGTCACTGAAGAGCTTTGTGGGCTCAGGAGCTAAGAGGGTCTTTTGTGATGCCACTGACGCGGACGCCAAATGGGTTTTCTCTGTATCCGAAGCTGCTGCTGGCCGGCTGTTTTCTCCAAGAGGTGGtggtagtagtaataataataataataatcatggCAAGGTTCATGTCGGGTCGGATTCGGGTTTGGGTGGCCCGGTTTTGGAAGATGGTAATGGTGCTTGTGTTGCTGCCCAGTCGCCAAAGCCGGTGATGATGGTGCAGGATAAGAAGTCTCATGAGATTGCTCCTTCAAA GGCACAAGTTGTAGGATGGCCACCAATTCGTTCTTACCGGAAGAATACTATGTCTTCTCAATCTTCAAAGAACGATGATGACTCAGAAGCCAAGTTGGGATTGGGGTGTCTGTATGTCAAAGTCAGTATGGATGGTGCCCCCTACCTGCGCAAAGTTGATCTCAAAACGTATAGCAGCTATATTGATCTGTCTTCGGCTTTAGAAAAAATGTTCAGCTGCTTCACAATCG TTTCAGGTCAGTGCAGCTCTCACAATGTTCCCAGCCGAGATGGATTGAGTGAGAGTCGATTAATGGATCTCCTCCACGGTTCTGAGTATGTTCTCACCTATGAAGACAAGGATGGTGACTGGATGCTAGTCGGTGATGTCCCTTGGGA GATGTTCACGGACTCTTGCAGAAGGCTAAGGATCATGAAAAGTTCAGATGCTATTGGCTTAG CCCCAAGAGCAATGGAGAAGTGCAAGAATCGTAACTAG
- the LOC127903032 gene encoding uncharacterized protein LOC127903032, whose amino-acid sequence MSCQICLLNVAQSAIWYSRNRLVFEGKEEDPKNSVARAIAMMESYRRIKVPNEQHSPGHSRISQLEWANPPKGCYKVNVDAAINVSNQKAGLGVVIRNSVGKVVAAAVQGAPYKGDVACMEAEAVLFGIQSAQQAAVFPNNY is encoded by the coding sequence ATGAGTTGCCAAATTTGCCTTCTTAACGTGGCCCAATCTGCCATCTGGTACTCTAGGAATCGTTTGGTGTTTGAAGGAAAGGAAGAAGATCCAAAAAATTCAGTGGCCAGAGCAATTGCTATGATGGAATCATACAGGCGAATAAAAGTTCCAAATGAACAACATTCTCCAGGCCATAGCAGAATCAGTCAACTAGAATGGGCAAATCCTCCAAAGGGGTGTTATAAAGTCAACGTTGATGCTGCAATCAATGtttcaaaccaaaaggcaGGGTTGGGGGTAGTCATTAGAAATTCTGTGGGTAAGGTTGTTGCTGCAGCAGTCCAAGGAGCTCCATATAAGGGAGATGTGGCGTGTATGGAGGCTGAAGCTGTTCTGTTTGGTATTCAGAGTGCCCAACAAGCAGCTGTTTTTCCCAATAATTATTGA